One window of Phycisphaerae bacterium genomic DNA carries:
- a CDS encoding VCBS repeat-containing protein — protein sequence MHLRACRALGLFMALIGCTVVPATAIAQQFIDSTNSQFPFPNPAEYTNQLTIGDIDNDGDLDIIFANGAGFTSAETPQVQRIFINNGSGTFTDQSVARLNFSGICRGVELGDIDNDGDLDLVFAQDFNRRPALFLNDGNGFFTNVTAARLPALNLSSSRVGMADIDNDGDLDLYFVSGGASRFGCGQSRVYINNGFGFFTDETASRHPIENFCEPMDCIFGDIDGDFDLDIRTAGRGTNNSKLLRNNGNGVFTLVAGVPADSTCYSYDFGDMNGDGHLDLLGANAGPNNTELLLLNDGLGGFTNVSSQLQTNPTVDDNDSKFFDYDNDGDLDIIIAALGGTSERIYTNDGNGIFSQAAGIITAVSDSSLDVKVGDLNNNGRLDIVTAQGESGNFANRIYTNFGPADTIPPRIVKLEQLSDTDDTTGPYVVRAAILDGMTSDRNFFDKGIFLNFSVNGHPPARVPMRYSGGQIYRGVIPGQPCGGTISYYVQAKDWAGNIAVGEPQQFYVTPPAPLRFDFNGGQPAPNLLPPCEPISFEVDIRDCADEFQPGTAVLHYQYGSASGSAPLIALSATLHRGELPAATCGTEASYYISAQTTIGQTVYFPSTAPGTPRNLSIGVLQLQDIYSEDFEDGLPPDWTATQLWHVSEACTVPSPCDGAAWAYCGIDATCNYDAGATDSRLTTAPITLPDSDQITLKYCSTFQREAFGTLDWPSVRVNGAVVDEPASGNLASSPWQQRVVNLTGFAGQAVTIEWRFDTIDAFGNEQLGWQVDNVVISANVPACQATGITGDLNGDGLLDGNDIWPFTVALISPSVPPEVLCVADQNGDGLLNVDDIPLFTAAVLGL from the coding sequence ATGCACTTACGCGCTTGTCGCGCACTCGGGCTCTTCATGGCCCTGATCGGCTGCACGGTCGTACCGGCGACGGCGATCGCACAGCAATTCATCGACAGCACCAACTCGCAGTTTCCATTTCCGAATCCGGCCGAGTACACAAACCAGTTGACCATCGGCGACATCGACAACGACGGCGACCTGGACATCATCTTCGCCAATGGCGCCGGATTCACCTCGGCCGAAACGCCGCAGGTTCAGCGTATCTTCATCAACAACGGAAGCGGCACATTTACCGATCAATCAGTCGCGCGCCTGAACTTCAGCGGCATCTGCCGTGGCGTTGAACTGGGCGATATCGACAACGATGGAGATCTCGATCTGGTCTTTGCCCAGGATTTCAATCGAAGGCCCGCGTTGTTTCTTAACGACGGCAATGGTTTTTTCACGAATGTGACGGCCGCCCGGCTTCCGGCCCTGAACCTCAGTAGCTCGCGCGTCGGGATGGCCGACATCGATAACGACGGCGATCTCGATCTGTACTTCGTCAGCGGCGGCGCAAGCCGGTTTGGCTGTGGGCAATCGCGCGTCTATATCAACAACGGATTCGGATTCTTCACGGACGAGACAGCCTCACGGCACCCGATCGAGAATTTCTGTGAACCCATGGACTGTATATTCGGTGACATCGACGGAGATTTTGATCTCGACATCCGAACCGCCGGCCGCGGAACCAATAACAGCAAGCTGCTGCGAAATAACGGCAACGGCGTCTTCACGCTGGTCGCGGGCGTACCGGCAGACAGCACCTGCTATTCCTACGACTTCGGCGACATGAACGGCGACGGGCATCTCGACCTGCTCGGAGCAAATGCCGGGCCGAACAATACCGAGCTCCTTCTGCTGAACGACGGCCTCGGCGGATTCACGAACGTCAGCAGCCAGTTGCAGACCAATCCGACGGTTGACGACAACGACAGCAAGTTCTTCGACTACGACAATGACGGCGATCTCGACATAATCATCGCCGCGCTCGGCGGGACATCCGAACGAATCTACACCAACGACGGGAACGGCATTTTCAGCCAGGCCGCCGGGATCATTACGGCCGTCAGCGATTCATCGCTCGATGTGAAGGTGGGGGACCTTAATAACAACGGCCGCCTCGATATCGTGACTGCGCAGGGCGAATCCGGAAACTTCGCGAACCGCATCTACACCAACTTTGGGCCGGCCGACACGATCCCGCCGCGCATCGTAAAGCTGGAGCAGCTCAGCGATACCGACGATACGACCGGCCCGTACGTTGTTCGCGCCGCCATTCTCGACGGAATGACGTCCGATCGGAACTTTTTCGACAAAGGCATCTTTCTGAATTTCTCAGTGAACGGACACCCCCCCGCGCGTGTCCCGATGCGATACAGCGGCGGCCAGATATATCGCGGCGTCATCCCGGGGCAGCCTTGTGGCGGGACAATTTCCTATTACGTTCAGGCCAAGGACTGGGCAGGCAATATCGCCGTCGGCGAGCCGCAGCAGTTCTACGTCACGCCGCCTGCGCCTTTGCGATTCGACTTCAATGGCGGCCAGCCCGCACCCAACCTGCTTCCGCCATGCGAACCGATCAGCTTCGAAGTGGACATCCGGGATTGCGCCGATGAGTTCCAACCCGGAACCGCGGTTCTCCACTATCAATATGGCTCGGCGTCAGGAAGCGCCCCGCTGATCGCGCTTAGCGCCACGCTGCATCGAGGGGAGTTGCCCGCAGCAACCTGCGGAACAGAAGCGAGCTACTACATCTCCGCTCAGACGACAATCGGACAGACCGTCTATTTTCCGTCAACGGCCCCGGGGACTCCCCGGAATCTGTCGATTGGCGTGCTTCAACTGCAGGATATCTATTCGGAGGATTTCGAAGACGGCCTGCCGCCCGATTGGACAGCGACTCAGCTCTGGCACGTCAGCGAAGCGTGTACCGTGCCTTCGCCGTGCGACGGGGCGGCATGGGCCTACTGCGGGATTGACGCGACCTGTAATTACGACGCCGGCGCGACGGACAGCCGGTTGACCACAGCCCCGATTACACTGCCCGACAGCGATCAGATCACGCTGAAGTATTGCTCCACGTTTCAACGCGAGGCGTTCGGCACGCTGGACTGGCCGTCGGTGCGAGTCAACGGCGCGGTCGTTGACGAGCCGGCGTCGGGCAATCTGGCGTCGTCGCCGTGGCAGCAGCGGGTCGTGAATCTCACTGGTTTTGCCGGACAGGCTGTAACGATCGAATGGCGATTCGATACGATCGACGCATTCGGCAACGAGCAACTGGGCTGGCAGGTTGACAACGTCGTTATCTCGGCAAACGTACCGGCATGCCAGGCAACCGGCATCACCGGCGATCTCAACGGCGACGGGTTGCTGGACGGCAACGATATCTGGCCCTTCACCGTCGCACTCATCTCACCCTCCGTCCCTCCCGAGGTTCTCTGTGTGGCTGACCAGAACGGCGACGGCCTGCTCAACGTTGACGATATCCCTCTGTTTACGGCGGCAGTCCTGGGTTTATAG
- a CDS encoding TolC family protein — translation MNDQKRRLAICLSAALALSGCATVEPRADYERANRYIADVTGQDASYNPADEAAASKRVEALLASGLSASGAVELALLNNPTLQAAYRNVGIACADVVQSGLLANPSLGLSIQFPEAGGRSNIQASLAQNIVELWQIPVRRKAAEKELDAAILDLARQAAELTTEVRRAYYAALSADAVHEIARKNVAVADRLLAVVQARKDAGNVGELDLNLARGTTLEAKLELQQARLAAHSERRRLATLLGLTLAAESLELTDSLTTPKTLRINADAVVAMAKANRLDLSAARRQADSAAARLHLEYLKIFPEISIGPFLERSERRALGGRKPFADAARASIAAGTPTIPAIQSRGERNLERRQEINAILGPSISITLPIFDQNQAQIAKAEIELEKAQKQLEAIDRAIVQEVRQRVDQAQTACHLARFYATDLTPQADRNLELSQETYRAGRTSLIVVLDAQRILLAARRSGVLAEQSAAAALADLELSTGRPLEAILAAAEPNPETTNRPDDADESRSVPDTGGPR, via the coding sequence ATGAATGATCAAAAACGCCGGCTCGCAATCTGCTTATCCGCCGCGCTTGCCCTATCGGGTTGCGCAACGGTGGAGCCACGCGCCGACTACGAACGGGCGAACCGGTACATTGCCGATGTAACGGGGCAGGACGCATCCTATAACCCGGCTGATGAAGCCGCTGCAAGCAAGCGCGTGGAAGCCCTGCTGGCTTCAGGATTGTCAGCAAGCGGCGCAGTCGAGCTCGCCCTGCTGAACAATCCGACGCTGCAAGCGGCGTATCGCAATGTCGGAATCGCATGCGCCGATGTGGTCCAATCCGGTTTGCTCGCCAATCCATCACTCGGGCTTTCGATACAGTTTCCCGAAGCCGGCGGCCGCTCCAACATTCAGGCCAGCCTCGCTCAGAACATCGTGGAACTCTGGCAGATTCCCGTTCGGCGCAAGGCCGCGGAGAAGGAACTTGACGCCGCCATACTCGATCTGGCCCGGCAGGCGGCCGAACTGACAACCGAAGTCCGACGTGCCTATTACGCGGCACTCTCGGCTGACGCCGTGCATGAGATCGCCCGGAAAAACGTCGCGGTCGCCGATCGACTGCTCGCTGTCGTGCAGGCACGCAAGGACGCGGGCAATGTCGGAGAACTCGACCTGAACCTCGCCCGTGGTACGACGCTCGAAGCCAAATTGGAACTGCAACAGGCCCGCCTCGCCGCGCACTCCGAACGCCGACGGCTTGCGACGCTGCTCGGGCTGACGTTGGCGGCCGAATCGCTCGAACTGACCGATTCGCTTACGACGCCCAAAACGCTCAGGATCAACGCTGACGCCGTCGTCGCGATGGCAAAGGCCAACCGGCTTGACCTGAGCGCGGCGCGCCGCCAAGCCGATTCCGCCGCCGCCCGATTGCACCTTGAATACCTCAAAATATTTCCCGAAATCTCGATCGGCCCGTTCCTTGAACGATCGGAACGCCGCGCGCTGGGCGGCCGAAAGCCATTTGCCGATGCGGCCCGCGCGTCCATCGCTGCCGGCACGCCGACGATTCCGGCGATTCAATCGCGCGGCGAGCGGAATCTGGAGCGACGACAGGAGATCAATGCCATTCTGGGGCCTTCGATCTCCATCACGCTGCCGATCTTCGATCAGAACCAGGCCCAGATCGCGAAAGCGGAGATCGAGCTTGAGAAGGCTCAAAAACAGCTGGAGGCGATCGATCGTGCGATCGTCCAGGAGGTCCGACAGCGCGTCGATCAGGCGCAGACGGCTTGCCACCTCGCGCGATTCTATGCAACGGACCTGACACCACAGGCCGACCGCAACCTCGAACTCTCGCAGGAAACATACCGCGCGGGCCGAACAAGCCTCATTGTCGTACTCGATGCACAGCGAATTCTACTCGCCGCACGGCGTTCGGGTGTGCTCGCCGAACAGAGCGCGGCCGCCGCGCTGGCCGATCTGGAGTTAAGTACCGGCAGGCCGCTTGAGGCAATACTCGCCGCTGCGGAACCCAACCCCGAAACGACCAATCGGCCCGACGACGCAGACGAGTCGAGGTCGGTGCCCGATACAGGAGGGCCGCGCTGA
- a CDS encoding efflux RND transporter permease subunit, with product MLKRLIAFSLERSALVIGAAVLFLGYAVYRVPQIPVDVFPELNAPTVVVLTEAGGLAADEVEQYVTFPIESSVNGLPGVRRVRSSSAIGLSLVWAEFDWGTDIFRARQLVTERLSAVREALPENAHAEITPITSITGEIMLLALSSPGNKVSRLELRAYAEFDLRNRLMAVPGVAQVVPIGGELPEYQVNVHQDRLSLYGLTVHDVVEAARGAHSTAAAGYLPNVDRQELPIRQAARVQKVSDIANSLIKYHHGSPVLIGQVADVELGPAPARGTAADSARPAVVLSVQKSPGTNTLLLTEQIDRALDQIEKSMPDGIVLNRKVFRQSAFIQRSIDNLQRLLIEASVIVAAILVLFLLNIRTTLITLSALPLSMAVAMLTLDYFGLTVNVMTLGGLAIAIGELVDDAIIDVENVFRRLRENGHRSPEERRPFVQVIYDASNEIRSSVVFATILIVLVFTPFLFMQGLEGRFFRPMGITYIVSILASLFIALTVTPALCKYLLRGRLGGYTHADGPLVRWLKRLYEPSLRWALHKRGRVLGSAFLVTIAAIGLGATYGTSFLPAFNEGTFTVFLMAPPGTSLSESDRLARGIEQRLIDLEGIESVTRRTGRAERDEHAEPVSNSEIEVTMHPGADKSRVRREIDDILRDVPGITTTVGQPIEHRLSHILSGTPAAIAINVYGDDLARLRRIASEIESELRQVPGTRDIAANREVMVTSLPIRYRPHDLAAAGLTPASAAEQVQQALYGETVAEVNQGVRRYQLVVRLAPEERERVEQVRDLQLRGLGGATVRLAEVADIGPERTNNLIARENAQRKAVISCNVADGFNLGQLVEQVRKRVDPIVHQAGYAVHYGGQFEAQQSASRTIVVAGLGVIVVMVMLLQISTGSLRAALLVMLNLPLAMIGGIAAVYLTDTSNPLRNTLALFGLSELHYQPPVISIASMVGFVTLFGIAVRNGILLVNHYRHVLDEDAAANRSGTGCLDEAVIRGSMERLVPILMTALSAALGLVPLALHMGQPGSELLAPLAIVVLGGLITSTFLNLIVVPAGYSLVFTGRSLPGQSGVQDAPASLDHSDRIEADSNPREDHKL from the coding sequence ATGCTCAAAAGGCTGATCGCATTCTCACTCGAGCGATCCGCGCTGGTCATCGGCGCCGCCGTGCTGTTTCTCGGCTATGCAGTCTACCGCGTGCCACAGATTCCCGTGGACGTCTTCCCGGAACTCAACGCTCCCACGGTCGTTGTCCTGACCGAAGCGGGCGGCCTGGCCGCCGATGAAGTCGAACAGTATGTCACTTTTCCAATTGAATCGTCGGTCAACGGCCTGCCGGGTGTGCGCCGAGTCCGGAGTTCGAGTGCCATCGGACTGTCTCTCGTTTGGGCTGAGTTCGACTGGGGCACCGACATTTTCCGCGCCCGCCAGCTAGTAACCGAACGGCTCTCCGCCGTCCGCGAGGCGCTTCCGGAGAACGCCCATGCGGAAATCACTCCCATCACGTCCATCACCGGCGAGATCATGCTGCTCGCATTGTCTTCGCCGGGAAACAAGGTCAGCAGGCTGGAGCTTCGCGCCTACGCCGAATTCGACCTGCGAAATCGCCTGATGGCCGTTCCCGGCGTCGCCCAGGTCGTCCCCATCGGAGGCGAACTGCCTGAGTATCAGGTCAACGTGCATCAGGACCGGCTGTCGCTGTACGGGCTAACCGTCCACGATGTCGTCGAGGCGGCGCGCGGCGCCCACAGCACCGCGGCCGCCGGCTACCTGCCGAATGTCGATCGTCAGGAACTTCCGATACGTCAGGCAGCACGCGTACAGAAGGTCAGTGACATCGCCAACAGCCTCATCAAGTATCACCATGGCTCCCCCGTGCTGATCGGACAAGTCGCCGATGTTGAGTTGGGACCTGCTCCGGCTCGTGGTACCGCCGCGGACAGCGCCCGGCCCGCGGTCGTTCTCAGCGTGCAGAAATCGCCGGGTACCAACACGCTGTTGTTGACTGAACAGATCGACCGCGCGCTGGATCAGATCGAAAAATCAATGCCGGACGGGATCGTCCTCAACCGGAAGGTGTTTCGGCAGTCGGCGTTCATCCAGCGATCAATCGACAACCTACAGCGTCTGTTGATTGAGGCCAGCGTCATTGTCGCGGCGATACTCGTACTGTTTCTGCTCAACATCCGTACTACGCTCATTACGCTCAGCGCGCTGCCGCTCTCGATGGCTGTCGCCATGCTGACATTGGACTACTTCGGTCTGACCGTGAATGTCATGACGCTCGGCGGGCTGGCGATCGCGATCGGCGAGCTCGTCGACGACGCCATCATCGACGTCGAGAACGTCTTTCGACGCCTTCGGGAGAACGGCCACCGATCACCCGAGGAGCGCCGCCCCTTCGTACAGGTGATTTACGACGCCAGCAACGAGATCCGAAGCTCCGTCGTCTTCGCGACGATTCTCATCGTGCTCGTTTTCACGCCGTTTCTGTTCATGCAAGGGCTTGAGGGGCGGTTCTTCCGGCCCATGGGAATCACCTACATCGTCTCCATTCTTGCGTCGCTGTTCATCGCGCTGACGGTCACGCCCGCGTTGTGCAAGTACCTTCTGCGCGGCCGTCTCGGCGGATACACCCATGCGGACGGTCCGCTCGTGCGATGGCTCAAGCGGCTCTATGAACCCTCGCTCCGATGGGCCCTGCACAAACGCGGTCGCGTTCTTGGTTCGGCCTTCCTGGTGACGATTGCCGCGATTGGGCTCGGCGCCACCTACGGAACGAGTTTTCTCCCGGCATTCAACGAGGGAACATTCACCGTGTTTCTGATGGCGCCTCCCGGCACGTCGCTGTCTGAGAGCGACCGCCTCGCACGCGGCATCGAGCAAAGACTCATCGACCTGGAAGGCATCGAAAGCGTAACGCGACGTACCGGCCGCGCTGAACGCGACGAGCATGCGGAACCCGTCAGCAATTCCGAGATTGAAGTCACCATGCATCCGGGAGCGGACAAGTCGCGTGTGCGTCGAGAAATTGACGACATCCTGCGCGATGTCCCAGGCATCACCACGACCGTCGGTCAGCCGATCGAGCACCGTCTGTCGCACATTCTCTCCGGAACGCCGGCGGCAATCGCCATCAACGTGTATGGCGATGACCTGGCACGGCTCCGCAGGATCGCCAGTGAAATCGAATCAGAGCTCAGGCAGGTTCCCGGCACGCGCGACATCGCCGCAAACCGCGAAGTGATGGTCACGTCGCTGCCTATCCGATACCGACCGCATGATCTGGCCGCCGCAGGCCTGACACCCGCATCAGCCGCCGAGCAGGTGCAGCAGGCCCTTTACGGCGAAACCGTCGCCGAGGTCAACCAGGGAGTGCGTCGCTATCAACTGGTGGTGAGGCTGGCGCCAGAGGAACGGGAACGCGTCGAACAGGTGCGCGATCTGCAATTGCGGGGTCTGGGCGGCGCGACTGTACGCCTCGCCGAAGTCGCGGATATCGGCCCCGAACGAACAAACAATCTCATCGCACGCGAAAATGCCCAACGAAAGGCCGTCATTTCATGCAACGTCGCGGACGGATTCAACCTCGGCCAGCTCGTCGAGCAGGTGCGAAAGCGCGTGGACCCGATTGTTCATCAGGCCGGATACGCAGTCCATTACGGAGGTCAGTTCGAAGCGCAGCAGTCCGCATCGAGAACGATAGTTGTCGCGGGACTGGGCGTCATCGTCGTCATGGTTATGCTCCTGCAGATCTCGACCGGCTCGCTCCGTGCCGCGTTGCTCGTGATGCTTAACCTGCCGTTGGCGATGATCGGCGGCATCGCGGCCGTCTATCTCACCGATACGTCGAATCCCCTGCGCAATACGCTTGCACTGTTCGGATTGTCTGAACTGCATTACCAGCCGCCGGTCATTTCCATCGCCAGCATGGTCGGCTTCGTCACGCTCTTCGGCATCGCCGTGCGCAACGGCATCCTGCTTGTGAATCACTACCGGCATGTGCTCGACGAGGATGCCGCCGCAAATCGCTCCGGGACAGGCTGCCTTGATGAAGCCGTGATCCGAGGTTCGATGGAACGGCTCGTCCCCATTCTGATGACGGCGCTCAGTGCCGCGCTGGGACTGGTGCCACTGGCATTGCACATGGGCCAACCCGGCAGCGAACTGCTCGCTCCGCTGGCGATCGTCGTGCTGGGCGGACTCATCACGTCCACTTTCCTGAATCTGATCGTCGTGCCGGCGGGCTACTCGCTGGTCTTCACCGGCCGCAGCCTGCCCGGCCAAAGTGGCGTGCAGGATGCTCCGGCTTCGCTGGACCATTCCGATCGCATCGAGGCCGATTCCAACCCACGCGAGGATCACAAATTATGA